The genomic stretch TAGTTCTACCTAAAATGACTTTAGAAGCCAGTATTACTACAGAATTATCAACTATTATTTTCCTATTAATAACAAAATTGGCAGATCTTATACCTTAATGGAATATAATACCCCCTAAAGTTCTTTGAGGCAACTGACTCCATTTTAAGGTATAATAAAGAAAGATGGCAATTCTTAATTCTGGAACTTTGCCCACACCAGAACTGTAgtttcagaaatgaaaactttatgGCCATGTTAAAAGCAATTCAAGTTGAAACTTGCTAAGCAAAATAGTTCTTAATAACAAAATCTAAATCACAGCAAGTGAGTGGCTCCATAAGCATCACAGAACTTTTAAGTGTCAGATACCTGTCTGTTGTGCAGCTGTCTGTCCACATAGATCTGCCCCTCTGTAATATACCCCGTCAGGTCAGGGATGGGGTGAGTGATATCTGTCAGAGGAAGACATACATAGTGTTAAACACATGGCGACCTCATATCACCTGACCACAGGAAGCTAATCAGCATCACCCAGGAATGCCACACCGACCAGACCAACTTTCTATGATGGAATGTTCTGTACCTGTGTTAGTATTATATCCACTAGCCAAATGTGATCCTGAACACCCAGAGTGCAGCTAATGAAACTGAAGAGCTTAACTTcgaattgtatttattttttattagcctAAATAGAGCCAAATGTGTCTAGGGGCTACATATTATACCATTTAATTTGTTTGGTTCCAATAGTTCAGCTGTGTTGGCACTACACGGTAAAGGGGCtgaactcattaaaaaaaaagtactctcTCTTCTAGTTATGTGCTTTCCCctcaatgtataaataaaattccattttaaacaCAAAGTTCTCATTCAGAAATGTGGCAACTTTATGTATACTGACAATACTCTTAGTCCATAAGCTACCTTAGACAGACATGTGGCTATACAATCAAGAGGGTACTAGACGAGGAGGCAGTGCTTCTCATGCAGTGCTGAAATGGTCACACAGAGCCATACACTTCTAAATCTGCTGAACCAAATAAAGCCATTTTTGGTTActcctttggctttttttttttttttggtggtactggcgattgaacccaggaccttgtgcatgtgaggcaagcactctaacaactgagccctaatatccccagccctagttactactttggaaaaattattttcatgtcaGAGGCAGTATACTGTATCAATTGGTGTGAATTATGAATTTAGACTGTCTAGATTGTAAATGTTCTACTTCTTATCCATGACAAattacctctctgtgcctcagatcTGCTTCTAAGTTGCTATGATAACacaatgaatgaatattttaaaagatccaGAACAGTGCTCAATTATAGTGAGCtattattatttctgaaaatatctcaaaaaagACAACAGAGGGGAATTCTCAACAATGTCAACCTAGGGGTCACCCTGAGCACACACTTGGGCAGGTGCTGCCCTGGATGCTTTCACAGGCACAGTGCAAAAAAGCCACTGCCCATCAGCTCGAGTCTTGTGGTCTTTACATCTGTGCTCTTTATGTGGTATTTAACATAAACTACCTTACATTACTGGAGCACATATACATAAGAAATGTCCCCAACTAGACTGAGTATTTACATTTAGCAGAAACCAGAAATTCTTAAATTCCTTACATCTAAAACAATGCCCTGGCAAACTGTAACTAATAAAACcttaaaattcaaattacaaaGAAGCTTTTCTTCCACAAAAATAATGATGATCGTGAGTAATTCGGTACAAATAACTAACTAGTTATGGCAAACTCTGAGAGGATAAACTCACAAAAGAATTCCAACTCAACAAGGTAGATGGTCTTCTGGTTTAGAATCAAAGTCCTTGTAACAATTAGGtctgctgtgacccaaagaccaaGAACTCACCATCATTGGGCATGGTAAGAATAGGGATTTGAGTAATAGAGCCATTTCGACCTTCCACTCGACCAGCGCGCTCATATATTGTGGCTAAATCTGTGTACATGTAGCCTGGGAAACCTCGTCGACCAGGGACCTCTTCCCTGGCTGCTGAAACCTGACAGGCAGTTAAGGAAAATATCACATAccagaatataaaaagcaaaGCTTGGTTAGAACATGTTTGTTTGAATATgccaaattaaaattcaaaaatctcatcctatttattttaaatactatctCTTAAAGTGATGAGTTGGAAAAATCTACTAAGATCATCAATCAAATTATTCTGCAACAAGAATGCTTACCAAAAATTTCAGTAACTTGTATTAGGATACCCCAAAATTTCTGGGTGATAAGAATCTTAATATCATTCCAAATTAAACATTTTTGGTaccctgggattgaactcagaggcactcgaccactgaaccacatccccagccctatttttgtattttatttagagacagggtctcacagaattgcttagccctcacttttgccgaggctggctttgaactctatcgatcctcttgcctcagcctcccgagctgctgggattacaggtgtgtgccaccatgctcagcattTGATTTTCTAAAGGGAAAAAGTTCCAAAGAAAGTGTTGCTAAActacttatttaaataaatactaccatcattaaaaacagaaatctgaAAAGAGCTAAAACCTGACAGTGTAGATAAATGGAACTTCCGGGATTGTAACTGAATGAAGAGCTTATTTACTATTTTACAGACAGTTCTTAGCTCACAGAGATGACAGTGTGTTAAGCAGGCTAATAATTTAATCTTGCCCTCTAACATTTCTACCACACTGACAGAAAAGAAGTTGTATTtacctaagtattttattctattaataaaTAAGCAATGAGCTTAAAATATGATTAAGAAAATTAATCTACAGAAGCCTATAGAGTTAAGACAACCCTGAAAATTCATCCATTTTGTTTAATAgaggaaataagaagaaaaagaaaaagttacctCTCGAAGGGCCTCGGCATAAGAGCTCATGTCTGTAAGGATAACCAACACATGCTTCTCACACTGGTACGCCAGGAACTCAGCTGTGGTCAGGGCCAGGCGAGGAGTGATAATTCGTTCaatactaaaaggaaaaataatccaCAGGTCACTCAAAATAAAAGGccagaaaaaccaaaacaattctAGACAACAGTATGTTTCCCTTCTAAAGTGTTCAATAAATCAAGGGCAATAAAGcaattgtgactttaaaaattattaaggcTGTTCTGtgtatttaaaatgtaagaaCTACTTAGTGCTACAAAGTTAAGTTGATCATTTTATAAATACCCCATAATTTCTCAGAGCTACATGGATTCTCAAAATTAAGAGGGAGTggtaagaaaagaaacaaaggaaaaaaatggaagacaaaTTTCCCAAGAACAAGTCACTGGAGTATCAATTATGTGctagataatataaaaaaatttgacCCCATTTAACATGTACACACTGTGAGAGTAGtattatttatcacatttttatgAACTTCAGAGTCTAGGTAATTTGCCAGAAGCCAAATAACTCCCAAGAAGCAGGGCTGGTATCTGAATATAATAGGGTTACTTCATTCCTATATTCATAGGCTTTCCTGGTAACATTCTGACCCTCGGTCTGGGCAAACAGAAAGAAATAGCTCCATTTACTTACGTTGGGTCATTAGCCAAGTTCAAAAAGAGGCAGACATTGTCCATTGAGCCATTTTCTTCAAAGTCAGATTTGAAGAACCGGGCAGTTTCCATGTTTACCTAAATAGCAATGACTTCATCAGTGCTGGGAAGATAAAGACTCTCAACATTTGTTACTGATGAAGGCCAAGCTATAGATCTGAATTGTTTCTTCCCTTGAAATTTAAGGTACCCAAAAAATTTTCCCAAAAGTCAACCAAGAGCAGCTTTGTGCAGGAAAAATAGTCTTTTAAGTTTCAAGTCAAATGCTAAACTTTAATTCTCAATTTGGCCACAGTGACAAGTTGTTTAAGTTCTCTACTTAGAGATAAAGTCAGCTTTATGTGTAGTTTACAACATTGATCTAGCAACACAAGCAGTTAACTCCACATATTATACTAACGCAGAAAAACTTCATACTTACACCCATAGCAGCAAATACAATAGCAAAATTTTCCTCACAGTAATCCACCACATCTTTGGATTTCTTTACCAAACCAGCCTGGCGACAGATTTGAGCTGCAATCTGATGAAGATTAAAAGAACCAAGttgaattctaaaataaaatttctacagCAAAATAATTATTATCCTAACAACTGTGATTATTAATGAAACTGGAAATATTTTAGTGGTTTTACTCAAAACTATTTTGTAATTGTTGCAAAGATCCACAAGTGGATCAGTTGATGTAAATGGACTACATAAACAACAGTATTGTATATTTATTAGGTTTCTCAATAAATGATACATTTGGAAATTCTTCCCTATAAATTTCACACCAAACAGACCCTAATTCTCACCTCATTGTGTGGTAACCCAGCAGCAGAGAAGATTGGAATTTTCTGGCCCCGAGCTATACTGTTCATGCCATCTATGGCAGAAATACCAgtctgaatcatttcttctggGTAGATTCGACACTGAGGATTGATGGGCTGACCTAATATATTCCAAAAGGGAAAATTTTAGTATGTCTACAAATTATTCATAAATGGAAGTATATATCAAAttgaactaaaataaaaagctcaAAAAACCCAGAAAGCATTTACTCCTACTCTTAAAACAATGTTATTtttgaaatctgaaatatttttttcctttagtccTCTGTAGACACTCACAAAACATACAGCAATAGTGAGGTTcctaaagtgaaataaaagtatagcAAACAAGAGAGAAGTCCTAATTTCacagccatgattttattatgaacattcaGACCCGCCCTAATAAGATTTTTATAATATCTTATGATACTGATACtacattaaaaatttgaagacaaTTTCtaggaaaaatcaatttattaataaataaaatatctgcaTAATTTACAACATTGGTTACTACCTcaaaatacaccaaaaccactctcAGGTACCAGACAGACAGAGGTTATTTCCCCCAAACAAGAAATCCATTTAGTGCCCCTACCCATGATGTCGAGGAAGTCTTCAGCCAGTACAGAAGGACCTCTGTCGATGGGTTTTCCTGACCCATTGAACACCCGGCCTGTAAAATATAGTGAGGCAATGCAGAGAACACCTTGACTtccaaatagtattttttaagagttttagaaaatatttttaagagaaacagATCTCTGCTCAGAATGAATAACAATGTCCATTTACCAAGCATATCCTCAGACACTGGTGTTCGGAGAATATCCCCAGTAAACTCACAGGACGTTTTCTTGGCATCTATACCTGAAGTCCCTTCAAATACCTATCAAGAAAGAGAATTAATCAGAAGGGTAAAAGCAACTTGGATCACGTACTTACTAGACCAAGAGTCTTGCAAATCAAATGCCACAAGCAAGCTagtattgtttgtttatttgtaacatttttcttttgaaaaaaagagTTGTTGAGAGAaggaataaaagaacaaaagaaagaaaattaaagaacttcCGGTGTCCATAAAGCCTCAAAAATTTTCTGACTCTGTACTCCTTACAGAAACTTTGCTAACCCCTACATATTTTAGGGGagcattttatttgagaaaactgtttatttttattatcagataATACTAAaactagagataatttaaagaaaCTGACTCAGACATCATTTGATTTCATATCATCAGTGAATCctactttttctctctctcctttggtGTGacgatttttattttttccatttaaaaatcaataaaacatgaatattctTCTCCTGCAGCCAGTAATCAATCTCTAAAGATACtctctgaagaaaaaaacaagttgtatttcctttgtgttttctgtttttggtactggagactaAACCAGGGGCACTCTAATGCGGAACTATaccccccagctctttttattttgagacagagtcttgctaaatagTTGAGGTTAATCTAGAACTtactatcctcctacctcagcctcccaaactgctatgattacaggcatgcacatcCACCCCTGACCCCTATGTGTTTTTGATTAGGATGCTTACCTGAACCACTGCTTTGGAACCACTAACTTCTAGAACCTGCCCACTTCTCTTCGTGCCATCGGGTAATGTCAAGTGGACAATCTCAGCATATCTGGGAAACTAAATGGGAATAAACAAAGGACCAATAaccaacattttaaaagttcCCTAAATAACTCTGTATGTCATCTCTACCAAAGCATGTGCAACCCTTCCATCCTCCAACACTTAGCTTTGTAAGAATTCATAGCATCCTCCAGAGTTTAAGTCCTTATAACACACACCATTGTAAAAATGCCAGCAAACACAATTTAGGGTAAAGAACAGTTTTATACCCATGAAAACATGCAAGTTAAATGTATTGCTTTTCTTCTGTACACATGTTTGAGAGTATagaaaggcatgctgtctatctacaactattaaaaaaaaaaaaggtcctcaatgttgtctttttttttttttaaagatttttaaaaaatatttattttttagttttaggtagtcacaatgtcttcattttatttttatgtggctctgagaatcaaacccagttcctcacgcctgctaggtgagcatgctaccacttgagccacatccccagcctcaatgTTGTCTTCTAATAggcttgtttcatttttatgcctttaattgaTCCAGGTTTATTTTCGGCatcaatttttactttatttttgttatttttcatatggGAAATGAATGTTTCAACAATATTATAACTAGCACAAGTTATCTCCCATGGCCTCTCAACGTCTCAGCTACCAAGCTGACATCTCAGCTGTGAAGTCAGCTGGTTTGggggctctttatttttttccccactgattTGCTTATACCTGTTTCAAATCCTACACTCAATAGTTTACTTCTGATTGTGCAACCTGGGTAGCATCAACACCTTTAGTATTTTGAGTTCATTCACTCAAAATACATGGAATCATTCAAAATAAGCAGAATATTAATTTCTTTCCTGGTCTCCCCTCCCCCTTAGGAAATCCTCAAAACTTTCAGTTATTGGACAGAGAAAATGTCATCTTTGCATTCTgagttctttttccctttcttttaatttttttaatttgttctaattagttatacacgacagttgaatgcattttgacacatggtaCACAAATGGGAGCacaatttctccttcctctggttgAACATGGTATGGTGTGGAGTCACACTGGTATATTTATATAGGGTGaaaatgtccatctcattccatcatccttcCATCCCCACACATCCTCCCCTCCTCTCattcccctctgcacaatccaaagttccttcgaACCCCCAGCCCTCATCATGGATCAGCATCCGCTTatctgagaaaatattcaaccttttgttttttggggtttggcttattttgcttagcataattttctccagcttcatccatttacctgcaaatgccataatttcattcttctttaaggatgagtaatattccattcggCATACTTTCATGGTCTTTCAACTGCTTTATAGTTTGCTCTAAATAATTAGTTACAGGACACTACAGATTTGTGAAGACTGCTCCTGAACCCAAAAGCTAATCtataccatcatttctaatcatTTGCCACTTAATGACTTGGGGTTTCTGTTTAATCACTTCAAGAAATAGCTATAGTTGTTGCCTTTCCAATCCTATTATATTCTAACTTCTCTGCCCTGCAGCATTACTAAGTGTCAAGCACAAAAGATGAATGGTGATAGAGACAATGCATCCTCACCTAGTTCCTGACTCTGATATTGtgatacaaaaagaaatataggtATGGTCTTAGTACCATTCCTGGCCAGAGCTACTAAAACCCTTGTAATTTCCTAAGTGATAGGAGCAATAAAGGTAAAAGGAGCATCTTTCATTTGGCACCctcttttttaattgcttttatttttttaaaatatatgacagtggaatgcatcacaattcttattacacatatagaacacaatttttcatatctttgtatataaagtatgttcacatcaattcatgtcttcatacatgtactttggataatgatgtccatcacattccaccatcattgctaatcccctgccccatcccttcccctcccacccctctgccctatctagagttcgtcttttcctcccatgatccctctccctactccactatgagtcagcctccttatatcagagaaaacattcagcatttgttcttttgggactggctaacttcacttagtattatcttctccaactccacccatttacctgcaaatgccatgattttattctcttttactgctgagtaatattccattgtgtatatatgccacaattttttttatccattcatctactgaagggaatctagTTTGGCACCACagttttaactattgtgaattgtgctcctataaacattgatgtggctgtgtacctGTACtatcctgtttttaagtcctttgggtatagaccaaggagaggtatagctgggtcaaatggtggttccattcccagatttccaaagaatctccatactgctttccatattggctacacaatttgcagtcccaccaacaatgtatgagtgtaccttttcccccatatctttgccaacatttattgttgtttgtcttcataatagctgctattctgactggagtgagatgatatcttagtgtagttctgatttgcatttctccgattgctagagatgatgagcattttttcatatatttgttgattgattgtatatcctcttctgttaagtgtctgttcaggtccttggcccatttgttgattgggttatttgattttttcggtgcttagctttttgagttctttatacaccctaaagattagtgctctatctgatgtgtgaggggtaaaaatttgctcccaagatgtaggctctctgttcacctcacagattgtttcttttgttgagataacactttttagtttgaatctgtcccatttatggattattggttttaattcttgtgctataggagtcttattaaggaagttggggcctaatcccacacgATGAAGATTagggtctattttttcttctattagtttaattcctaggtctttgatccactttgagttttgtgcatggtgagagatagtggtttaatttcattttgttgcacatgaatttccagttttcccagcaccatttattgaaaagtctatcttttctccaatgcatgtttttggcacctttgtctaatataagataattgtaattttgtgggttagtgtctgtgtcctttattctgtaccattagtctagcagtctgttttggtgacaaca from Ictidomys tridecemlineatus isolate mIctTri1 chromosome 14, mIctTri1.hap1, whole genome shotgun sequence encodes the following:
- the Atp6v1b2 gene encoding V-type proton ATPase subunit B, brain isoform, giving the protein MALRAVRGIVNGAAPELPVSASGPMAGSREQALAVSRNYLSQPRLTYKTVSGVNGPLVILDQVKFPRYAEIVHLTLPDGTKRSGQVLEVSGSKAVVQVFEGTSGIDAKKTSCEFTGDILRTPVSEDMLGRVFNGSGKPIDRGPSVLAEDFLDIMGQPINPQCRIYPEEMIQTGISAIDGMNSIARGQKIPIFSAAGLPHNEIAAQICRQAGLVKKSKDVVDYCEENFAIVFAAMGVNMETARFFKSDFEENGSMDNVCLFLNLANDPTIERIITPRLALTTAEFLAYQCEKHVLVILTDMSSYAEALREVSAAREEVPGRRGFPGYMYTDLATIYERAGRVEGRNGSITQIPILTMPNDDITHPIPDLTGYITEGQIYVDRQLHNRQIYPPINVLPSLSRLMKSAIGEGMTRKDHADVSNQLYACYAIGKDVQAMKAVVGEEALTSDDLLYLEFLQKFERNFITQGPYENRTVYETLDIGWQLLRIFPKEMLKRIPQSTLSEFYPRDSAKH